The Lentzea guizhouensis genome contains a region encoding:
- a CDS encoding DedA family protein — MFSGVAPAAHEPVGGLAGWAVDVMESLGGVGAAIVVGLDNLFPPIPSEIVLPLAGFSAARGVFSLAEALIWTTVGSVVGAIIVYVAGMLLGRERTRRLVAKIPLVKVSDFDRTEQWFAKHGAKAVFFGRMVPLFRSFISLPAGVERMNFVKFLVLTTLGSLIWNTVFVGAGYLLGSNWYVVDEYAGVFQKAVIGAVVLAAGWFVVTRLRERKSSRAR; from the coding sequence ATGTTCTCAGGTGTTGCGCCCGCCGCCCACGAACCGGTCGGCGGACTCGCCGGTTGGGCCGTGGACGTCATGGAGTCGCTCGGCGGCGTGGGCGCGGCCATCGTGGTGGGGCTGGACAACCTGTTCCCGCCGATCCCGAGCGAGATCGTGCTGCCACTGGCGGGTTTCTCCGCGGCCAGGGGCGTGTTCAGCCTGGCGGAGGCGCTGATCTGGACCACGGTCGGGTCCGTCGTCGGCGCGATCATCGTGTACGTGGCGGGCATGCTGCTCGGCCGGGAACGCACCCGCAGGCTCGTCGCGAAGATCCCGCTGGTGAAGGTCTCCGATTTCGACCGGACCGAGCAGTGGTTCGCGAAACACGGCGCGAAAGCGGTTTTCTTCGGGCGCATGGTTCCGTTGTTCCGCAGTTTCATCTCGTTGCCCGCGGGGGTGGAACGGATGAACTTCGTGAAGTTCCTCGTGCTGACCACGCTCGGCAGCCTGATCTGGAACACGGTGTTCGTCGGCGCGGGATACCTGCTCGGGTCGAACTGGTACGTGGTCGACGAGTACGCGGGGGTGTTCCAGAAGGCCGTGATCGGCGCGGTCGTGCTCGCCGCCGGGTGGTTCGTGGTCACCAGGCTGCGTGAACGGAAGTCGTCGCGTGCCCGCTGA